The following proteins are encoded in a genomic region of Dialister hominis:
- the galU gene encoding UTP--glucose-1-phosphate uridylyltransferase GalU, giving the protein MQKIRKAVIPAAGFGTRFLPETKAMPKEMLPIVDKPAIQYIVEEIRASGIVEILIISGHAKRAIEDHFDSSPELEQHLMESGKLKELEEIRKISDIKVHYVRQPYMRGLGDAILCAREFVDGELFGVILGDDIVYTGNGEPALKQLMDRYYETGSTVVGCQVVPEEKVSAYGIIQGEKTENLDLLKVVDMIEKPSIKEAPGRFAALGRYVITPEVFDILEQTKPGKGGEIQLTDALRVMARCGNVYAYNFTGKRYDTGNKLGYLKAVVEFALRREDLGEEFGAYLKTLDI; this is encoded by the coding sequence ATGCAGAAAATTCGTAAGGCAGTCATTCCCGCCGCAGGCTTCGGCACCCGTTTCCTTCCGGAAACGAAGGCTATGCCCAAGGAGATGCTGCCTATTGTTGATAAACCGGCTATCCAGTATATTGTGGAAGAAATCCGCGCCAGCGGAATCGTGGAAATTCTTATTATTTCCGGTCATGCAAAGCGGGCTATCGAAGACCATTTCGATTCTTCTCCGGAGCTGGAGCAGCACTTGATGGAATCGGGGAAGCTGAAGGAGCTGGAAGAAATCCGGAAGATTTCCGACATCAAGGTGCACTACGTGCGCCAGCCTTATATGAGAGGTCTTGGTGATGCCATCCTCTGTGCCAGAGAATTTGTAGATGGAGAGCTCTTCGGCGTTATCCTGGGTGATGATATTGTATACACAGGAAATGGAGAGCCGGCACTGAAGCAGCTCATGGACCGTTACTATGAAACGGGAAGTACAGTAGTAGGCTGTCAGGTGGTACCGGAGGAGAAAGTATCTGCCTATGGCATTATTCAGGGAGAAAAGACGGAGAATCTAGACCTGCTGAAGGTAGTAGATATGATAGAAAAACCATCTATCAAGGAAGCACCCGGCCGGTTTGCCGCTTTGGGCAGGTATGTGATTACGCCGGAAGTCTTTGATATCTTGGAGCAGACAAAGCCTGGCAAGGGTGGAGAAATCCAGCTTACCGATGCCCTCCGTGTCATGGCCCGATGCGGGAATGTGTATGCCTATAATTTTACCGGCAAGCGATATGATACAGGCAATAAGCTGGGGTATCTGAAAGCGGTGGTGGAGTTTGCATTGCGGAGAGAAGATCTGGGAGAGGAATTCGGGGCGTATTTGAAGACGTTGGATATATGA
- a CDS encoding DUF5986 family protein, with protein sequence MNHPQPYNTQVLSTNPLSPNILLILKTLNNVFGSILPSSKKDNPTFINSSRFFANDLIREELAKSIISSTSNNAIKLVPFSRSSWALVLMLDSLHHIAYCIINKTALERQQNNRDREKPGYIQALLKLLNQGLTPSEPSLFPQTNEELFSKETCQAEFDKMFSNDENAEILKKSRLIIVEYTAPHGLLMQISALLLNQSFEIAKKLNLNKYIYHEPYYQENNDVSNISASYEKPADITLKGKLPFESSAGIKHDIQAPGLLSLKQKDEDVDQK encoded by the coding sequence ATGAATCATCCTCAGCCTTATAATACTCAAGTACTTTCTACGAACCCCCTTAGCCCCAATATCTTATTAATTCTTAAAACGCTAAATAATGTATTTGGATCCATTCTTCCCTCCAGCAAAAAGGATAATCCAACATTTATCAATTCTTCTCGATTCTTTGCAAATGATCTTATCCGCGAAGAATTGGCTAAATCAATTATCAGTAGCACTAGCAATAATGCCATTAAGCTCGTTCCATTTTCCAGATCATCATGGGCTTTGGTTCTTATGCTTGATTCTCTGCATCATATTGCATACTGCATCATTAATAAAACTGCATTAGAACGTCAGCAAAACAATAGAGACAGAGAAAAACCAGGATATATTCAAGCCTTATTAAAACTATTAAATCAAGGACTCACTCCTTCGGAGCCCAGCTTATTTCCCCAAACTAATGAAGAATTATTCTCAAAAGAAACCTGTCAGGCGGAATTTGACAAAATGTTCAGCAATGATGAAAATGCAGAAATTCTTAAGAAGTCAAGGTTGATAATTGTCGAATATACCGCTCCGCATGGACTTTTAATGCAAATATCTGCCCTTTTGTTGAATCAATCGTTTGAGATAGCCAAAAAACTCAATCTTAATAAATATATCTATCATGAACCCTACTACCAGGAAAACAACGATGTTTCAAATATATCTGCCTCATATGAAAAACCTGCTGATATTACACTAAAAGGAAAGCTGCCTTTCGAATCATCAGCAGGCATAAAGCATGATATTCAAGCCCCTGGTTTGTTGTCATTAAAGCAGAAAGATGAAGATGTTGATCAAAAATGA